The following are from one region of the Planctomycetota bacterium genome:
- a CDS encoding DEAD/DEAH box helicase produces the protein MRFADYPLLESIRQDIAAAGYETPTPIQAQCIPIALEGKDLIGVAQTGTGKTAAFALPIIQRMAHRVELGALVLAPTRELAQQIHGVFETLGRSSGIRAAIVVGGIPMDEDYKALRSWPNVLVATPGRLIDHLNSRTVVLDEIETFVVDEADRMHDMGFIPQIRRVIEALPRERQTLMFTATMPADVEQIARRNMRQPERIQVGRVAPVARAEQQLFAVNENEKTRLLLDLLDRSEGRVLVFVRTKRGAERLAAAVSRHHHRVGRLHSDRTQPQRDQAMNAFREGRCRILIATDIAARGIDVADIEHVINYDFPGSAEDYVHRIGRTARHEATGRATSFVTRDQRRNVAEVERLVGSKLELTRAYA, from the coding sequence GTGAGGTTTGCGGACTATCCGCTGCTCGAGAGCATTCGCCAGGACATCGCCGCCGCAGGCTACGAGACCCCGACGCCGATCCAGGCGCAATGTATCCCCATCGCGCTCGAGGGCAAGGACCTGATCGGCGTGGCGCAGACGGGCACGGGCAAGACAGCCGCCTTCGCGCTGCCGATCATCCAGCGCATGGCCCATCGCGTCGAGCTGGGCGCCCTGGTGCTCGCCCCGACGCGCGAACTCGCGCAACAGATTCACGGCGTATTCGAGACCCTCGGCCGCTCCAGCGGCATCCGGGCGGCCATCGTTGTCGGCGGCATCCCGATGGACGAGGACTACAAGGCCCTGCGCTCGTGGCCCAACGTGCTGGTGGCCACGCCCGGGCGCCTGATTGACCACCTCAACTCGCGCACCGTGGTGCTCGACGAGATCGAGACGTTCGTGGTGGACGAGGCGGACCGGATGCACGACATGGGCTTCATCCCCCAGATCCGCCGCGTCATCGAGGCCCTGCCGCGCGAGCGCCAGACCCTGATGTTCACCGCCACCATGCCGGCCGACGTCGAGCAGATCGCGCGCCGGAACATGCGCCAGCCCGAACGCATCCAAGTCGGCCGCGTGGCGCCCGTGGCCCGCGCCGAGCAGCAACTCTTCGCCGTCAACGAGAATGAGAAAACCCGCCTGCTCCTCGACCTGCTCGACAGGAGCGAGGGCCGCGTGCTCGTCTTCGTGCGCACCAAGCGGGGCGCCGAGCGGCTCGCCGCCGCCGTCTCTCGGCATCACCACCGTGTCGGCAGGCTCCACTCGGACCGCACCCAGCCGCAGCGCGACCAGGCCATGAACGCCTTCCGCGAGGGGCGCTGCCGCATCCTCATCGCGACCGACATTGCGGCTCGCGGGATTGACGTCGCCGACATCGAGCACGTCATCAACTACGACTTCCCCGGCTCGGCCGAGGACTACGTTCACCGCATCGGGCGGACGGCACGCCACGAGGCCACCGGGCGGGCGACGAGCTTCGTCACCCGCGACCAGCGGCGCAACGTCGCCGAGGTCGAGCGCCTCGTCGGCTCCAAGCTCGAGCTCACCCGCGCCTACGCCTGA